The Brevibacillus choshinensis genome includes the window ACAGCTGACGTCTAAATTCCGATGGCGTCAGCTGTTTTATTTCGTTCATCAGAAAGCTCTTCCGGGGGATATGCAAATGATCAACCTCACAGTGAATACTCTAATTAGGTAATAGATACAATAACGATAGATATGTTTCATGGATTTAATAGATGTGGAAAGGCGGACTTAAATTGTCCTCGCGCATGGTAAAATGGGTACCTAATTTATTTACAATGGGAAATTTAATATGTGGTCTATTCTCGATTACCTTTACGATGAGCGGTTATTTGCGAACGGCAGCTCTTCTCATTTTTTTAGCCGCGTTTCTCGATTTGTTCGACGGAAAAATAGCAAGAAAATTAAAAGTGAATAGCGAGTTGGGAGTTGAATTGGACTCGCTCGCAGATATGGTCAGTTTCGGGGTTGCTCCCGCTTTGCTTTTCCATGCAATGTCCCCGCATTCTTTGCAAACTTCTGTTGCATTTGTACTTTATCCGGCACTGGGAGCCTTGCGATTAGCGAGATTTAGCGCCAAACCAACAATCGGGTACTTTATGGGTATTCCCATTCCTCTCTCGGGACTTATCATGGCAGGGATGGGGTTATTTCTCTATAGCAATTCCATTGTTACTATTTTGCTTGCTATTTTGATGGTCAGTCCCATACGCATCAAAAAATTATAAAAAGGTAGGAAGGCTTTTACTCGATCAGTTGATCTATCCGCCCATACGCCTCCTTCACCAGGAACTATTGCCAGAAACTTTCCGACATTTTAGCAAGTACACGAAGGTGGATAACAATTCTGATTAAGTCCTTACTTGATCAATTATCTCCTCTGAAATTAGCACTAACCATAAAAGGGGCATATTTGCTTGGATCAGACTCAGATGGGTTTGGTAATCATCGTAGTGGCGATATTATTCATATTATTAGAGGTGTTTTTTTGGAAAAAGGGAGTCCCAAAAGAACCGTTTTGGGAAGCTTTATTTCATGATAGGGGATTTATTGATATGGGAGCTACCCGTTTTTTTCTCTTACCGAGCATGGGCAGTATTTTTATGGCTAGTTGGATTTGGAATCTTGATTATCGCATTGGTTGCTTTCGTTGTAAAAAGCGCTACTTAGCGAACAGGTTCGATAGCCGGAACAAATACATAAAGGCTACCAGTGTTAATACCGATAGCCTTTGAACGAACCATTCATCTTTAATGATGTTAACCGGTTAAATAAAAAGGACCAGTAAAGGAAGCTTGTGGAGCATTAACGACGTAAAGAATGCATCATCATTCTATGGTGATGTGCTCGCATGCGATGGAAATGTTCCCTTTCAGCAAACGTATGATGCCTCGATCGGTCATGTCGATGTTCGATACTTAAAGAGCGATAGTGCTCAGCTCTCCTTAGGTGATGACGCATTCTCTCCCGATGGAAATCAATAGGGTCCATTGCACTTCCCCCTTTACCATGATTCTTTATGGTATGAGGACAGCTTTAAACTTGCTTATGTATGAGTGGATAAAGACCAAAAAATGAGTAAATATCCATATCAGTAATTTCTCTGAGCTGTTAACGCCAAAATCAAAACAGCCGCCAGC containing:
- the pssA gene encoding CDP-diacylglycerol--serine O-phosphatidyltransferase; protein product: MWKGGLKLSSRMVKWVPNLFTMGNLICGLFSITFTMSGYLRTAALLIFLAAFLDLFDGKIARKLKVNSELGVELDSLADMVSFGVAPALLFHAMSPHSLQTSVAFVLYPALGALRLARFSAKPTIGYFMGIPIPLSGLIMAGMGLFLYSNSIVTILLAILMVSPIRIKKL